One region of Polyodon spathula isolate WHYD16114869_AA chromosome 25, ASM1765450v1, whole genome shotgun sequence genomic DNA includes:
- the LOC121299454 gene encoding density-regulated protein, protein MATTENAESGSPESKVDRRKANSDTKYPLKVLYCGVCSLPTEYCEYMPEPAKCRQWLEKNFPDEFAKLSVGNCPKQDAGGGEPPAAGEEEEKKKQKRGGRGQIKQKKKTVPQKITIAKIPRAKKKYVTRVCGLATFEIDLKEAQRFFAQKFSCGASATAEDEIIIQGDFTDDIIDVIQEKWPEVDDDSIEDLGEVKK, encoded by the exons ATGGCAACTACTGAAAATGCAGAATCTGGTTCACCAGAGAGCAAAGTGGATCGCAGAAAAGCAAACTCTGACACAAAATACCCACTGAAAGTGCTCTACTGTGGAG tTTGTTCCTTGCCTACAGAG TACTGTGAATACATGCCTGAACCAGCAAAATGCAGGCAGTGGTTAGAGAAGAATTTTCCAGATGAATTTGCAAAGCTAAGTGTTG GGAACTGTCCAAAACAAGACGCTGGAGGTGGTGAACCCCCAGCAGCTGGGgaggaagaagagaagaagaagcaAAAGAGAG GAGGCAGGGGCCAAATTAAACAGAAGAAGAAGACAGTACCCCAAAAAATTACAATAGCCAAAATCCCAAGGGCAAAGAAGAAATATGTAACCCGAGTTTGTGGTCTTGCAACTTTTG aaattGACCTCAAAGAAGCACAGCGGTTTTTCGCTCAGAAATTCTCCTGTGGAGCCTCAGCAACAGCAGAAGATGAAATAATCATTCAGGGAGATTTTACAGATGATATTATTGATGTGATTCAAGAGAAATGGCCTGAG GTGGACGATGACAGCATTGAAGATCTGGGAGAAGTAAAAAAGTGA
- the LOC121300325 gene encoding hydroxycarboxylic acid receptor 3-like, translating into MENQSCCAFPEPILDVTLPPVLLFVFIFGTIGNVIGLWMFFFLMKTWKPNSVYLLNLAVADTVIIFCLPFRVDYYIRMKNWIYGDAPCRILLFMLAANRSASIFFLTAVAVDRYLKIIHPHNIINKMNLWYALCVSCGLWGLIVAMTAYLLFEPHLFLQNNRTQCESFNICPGTNPLAVWHNTYYVLQFLVPVCIITYSTARITWKLRSSTIDKTGKIKRAVHFIMAVALVFTICFIPSSMSRVAVFILKSQYSDCSYFREANLAFYTTVCFTYFNSLLNPVVYYFSSPVFSKEFKTVFNRLMGRTSAEDGDQSTEPGTNSTSTTHTTS; encoded by the coding sequence ATGGAAAACCAGTCGTGCTGTGCATTTCCAGAGCCAATCTTAGACGTCACCCTGCCACCTgtgcttttatttgtgtttatatttggTACCATAGGCAATGTAATTGGCTTGTGGATGTTCTTTTTTCTAATGAAAACCTGGAAACCGAACAGCGTTTACCTGCTGAATCTGGCAGTGGCAGACACAGTCATCATATTTTGCCTTCCCTTCCGCGTTGATTACTACATAAGAATGAAGAACTGGATCTATGGAGATGCCCCTTGCAGGATACTGCTGTTCATGCTGGCTGCAAACAGGTCTGCCAGCATCTTCTTCCTTACTGCCGTTGCAGTGGACCGCTACCTAAAGATCATCCACCCTCACAATATAATCAACAAGATGAATTTGTGGTACGCGCTGTGCGTTTCGTGTGGCCTGTGGGGGCTCATCGTCGCAATGACCGCTTACCTCCTCTTTGAACCTCACCTGTTTCTGCAGAACAACAGAACGCAATGCGAGAGCTTCAACATCTGCCCCGGCACTAACCCATTAGCAGTCTGGCACAACACTTACTACGTGCTCCAGTTCCTCGTGCCCGTGTGCATTATCACGTACTCTACAGCCCGCATAACCTGGAAGTTGAGAAGCAGTACAATAGATAAGACTGGCAAAATCAAGAGAGCTGTACACTTTATAATGGCGGTTGCCCTTGTTTTCACCATTTGCTTCATCCCCAGCAGTATGTCCAGAGTAGCGGTCTTTATCCTAAAGTCTCAGTATTCAGACTGCAGTTATTTCAGGGAAGCCAACCTGGCTTTCTATACCACGGTTTGCTTCACTTACTTCAACAGCTTGCTGAACCCAGTGGTGTATTACTTCTCAAGCCCTGTATTCAGCAAGGagtttaaaacagttttcaaCCGACTTATGGGTCGAACATCTGCAGAGGATGGCGATCAGTCAACAGAACCAGGGACCAACTCAACCTCAACTACACACACCACTAGTTAG
- the LOC121300089 gene encoding arginine/serine-rich coiled-coil protein 2-like isoform X1, with translation MAASDTDQERSSVNKSSPDLDKKKDSTESSKYSRNSKHHHSRSRSRSRDRDRKRKSNDKRHKRSRSRSKEARRKESEDKSSKSHKSEDQHDREHVAEKGRERLSSENGEDRHRRKEKKLSRGRSFSRSRSRERRHRSRSRDRKKSRSRSREKRSRSRDRKRRVKSRSRSRSKHRHRSRSKSKSRERKKRTDKARRYSRSRSRTASPPAFRGRNTAMDAQEALARRFCRLERAKKLQEQKEKEMVEKQEIVAAVATGGSVLNVAALLASGAQVTPQIAMAAQMAALQAKTLAETGIAVPSYYNPTAVNPMKFAEQEKKRKKLWQGKKEGDKSQTAELWERLNFGNKDQNVKFRKLMGIKGEEEIPTPTITDEEGLRTLKQQEEVFRNLDVQYEMARSQTHTQRGMGLGFGSSVRGMDAV, from the exons ATGGCG GCAAGTGATACAGATCAGGAGAGGTCGTCGGTGAATAAATCATCCCCAGACTTGGATAAGAAGAAGGACAGCACAGAATCGTCGAAATATTCAAGAAATTCAAAACATCACCATTCAAGGTCTCGTTCACGATCAAGAGACAGGGACAGAAAGAGAAAGTCAA ATGACAAGAGGCACAAGCGAAGCCGCAGCAGGAGCAAAGag GCACGAAGAAAAGAGTCTGAAGACAAATCTTCCAAATCGCACAAGTCTGAAGACCAACATGATAGGGAACATGTCGCTGAGAAGGGACGGGAAAGGCTGAGTTCTGAAAACGGAGAAGACAGGCACAGGCGGAAAGAAAAGAAATTGTCAAGAGGAAGAAGCTTCTCCAGATCTAGATCAAGGGAAAG ACGGCATCGCAGCAGAAGTCGAGACAGGAAGAAATCTCGTTCCAGAAGCAGGGAGAAGCGATCGAGGAGCAGAGACCGAAAACGGCGTGTCAAGTCACGCTCGCGCTCCCGATCCAAACACAGGCACAGAAGCAGAAGCAAGAGCAAAAGCCG AGAGAGGAAGAAAAGAACCGACAAAGCACGTCGATACAGTAGGAGTCGGAGTAGGACCGCAAGTCCACCTGCTTTCCGAGGACGTAACACTGCAATGGATGCACAGGAAGCACTAGCTAGAAG gtTTTGTAGATTGGAAAGAGCCAAAAAATTACAAGAACAGAAGGAGAAGGAAATGGTAGAGAAACAAGAGATTGTTGCTG CAGTAGCAACTGGAGGATCTGTTCTGAATGTCGCAGCACTCCTTGCTTCTGGAGCTCAGGTGACGCCTCAAATAGCAATGGCTGCACAGATGGCGGCATTGCAGGCCAAAACACTGGCAGAGACTGGAATAGCTGTTCCTAGCTACTACAACCCAACAGCAGTTAACCCAATGAAGTTTGCTGagcaagaaaagaaaaggaaaaagctGTGGCAAGGAAAAAAAGAAGGG gACAAATCACAGACTGCCGAGTTGTGGGAAAGGCTTAACTTTGGGAACAAGGACCAAAATGTTAAATTCCGAAAGCTCATGGGCATAAAA GGTGAAGAAGAAATTCCAACGCCAACCATAACTGATGAGGAAGGTTTAAGAACTCTGAAGCAACAGGAGGAAGTTTTCAGGAATCTGGACGTACAGTACGAAATGGCACgctcacagactcacacacagagaggaatgggACTGGGTTTTGGGTCTTCAGTGAGAGGAATGGATGCAGTTTAA
- the LOC121300089 gene encoding arginine/serine-rich coiled-coil protein 2-like isoform X2: MAASDTDQERSSVNKSSPDLDKKKDSTESSKYSRNSKHHHSRSRSRSRDRDRKRKSNDKRHKRSRSRSKEARRKESEDKSSKSHKSEDQHDREHVAEKGRERLSSENGEDRHRRKEKKLSRGRSFSRSRSRERRHRSRSRDRKKSRSRSREKRSRSRDRKRRVKSRSRSRSKHRHRSRSKSKSRERKKRTDKARRYSRSRSRTASPPAFRGRNTAMDAQEALARRLERAKKLQEQKEKEMVEKQEIVAAVATGGSVLNVAALLASGAQVTPQIAMAAQMAALQAKTLAETGIAVPSYYNPTAVNPMKFAEQEKKRKKLWQGKKEGDKSQTAELWERLNFGNKDQNVKFRKLMGIKGEEEIPTPTITDEEGLRTLKQQEEVFRNLDVQYEMARSQTHTQRGMGLGFGSSVRGMDAV; encoded by the exons ATGGCG GCAAGTGATACAGATCAGGAGAGGTCGTCGGTGAATAAATCATCCCCAGACTTGGATAAGAAGAAGGACAGCACAGAATCGTCGAAATATTCAAGAAATTCAAAACATCACCATTCAAGGTCTCGTTCACGATCAAGAGACAGGGACAGAAAGAGAAAGTCAA ATGACAAGAGGCACAAGCGAAGCCGCAGCAGGAGCAAAGag GCACGAAGAAAAGAGTCTGAAGACAAATCTTCCAAATCGCACAAGTCTGAAGACCAACATGATAGGGAACATGTCGCTGAGAAGGGACGGGAAAGGCTGAGTTCTGAAAACGGAGAAGACAGGCACAGGCGGAAAGAAAAGAAATTGTCAAGAGGAAGAAGCTTCTCCAGATCTAGATCAAGGGAAAG ACGGCATCGCAGCAGAAGTCGAGACAGGAAGAAATCTCGTTCCAGAAGCAGGGAGAAGCGATCGAGGAGCAGAGACCGAAAACGGCGTGTCAAGTCACGCTCGCGCTCCCGATCCAAACACAGGCACAGAAGCAGAAGCAAGAGCAAAAGCCG AGAGAGGAAGAAAAGAACCGACAAAGCACGTCGATACAGTAGGAGTCGGAGTAGGACCGCAAGTCCACCTGCTTTCCGAGGACGTAACACTGCAATGGATGCACAGGAAGCACTAGCTAGAAG ATTGGAAAGAGCCAAAAAATTACAAGAACAGAAGGAGAAGGAAATGGTAGAGAAACAAGAGATTGTTGCTG CAGTAGCAACTGGAGGATCTGTTCTGAATGTCGCAGCACTCCTTGCTTCTGGAGCTCAGGTGACGCCTCAAATAGCAATGGCTGCACAGATGGCGGCATTGCAGGCCAAAACACTGGCAGAGACTGGAATAGCTGTTCCTAGCTACTACAACCCAACAGCAGTTAACCCAATGAAGTTTGCTGagcaagaaaagaaaaggaaaaagctGTGGCAAGGAAAAAAAGAAGGG gACAAATCACAGACTGCCGAGTTGTGGGAAAGGCTTAACTTTGGGAACAAGGACCAAAATGTTAAATTCCGAAAGCTCATGGGCATAAAA GGTGAAGAAGAAATTCCAACGCCAACCATAACTGATGAGGAAGGTTTAAGAACTCTGAAGCAACAGGAGGAAGTTTTCAGGAATCTGGACGTACAGTACGAAATGGCACgctcacagactcacacacagagaggaatgggACTGGGTTTTGGGTCTTCAGTGAGAGGAATGGATGCAGTTTAA